A stretch of Lysinibacillus agricola DNA encodes these proteins:
- the ftsW gene encoding putative lipid II flippase FtsW: MALLRGKESYLLLVTTLMLSIIGIIFVYSAGTYWSEIHYSGKMPFYMKQSLYFAVAIVVFLITIRLNILKEQSFWKMAYIFSLILLVLVLIPGIGLVRNGSQSWIGVGPLTIQPAELTKITVIVYLSHILAQHKTGTPIVNWRHGLVLLLPIVLIMLQPDFGSVFILVVSVFLLFFVAGYPLKLYAMLMVVGIAGLVGLIVTAPYRLKRIEAFIDPWVDPLGSGFQAVQSLMAIGPAGIFGHGFGQSRQKFLYLPEPQNDFIYAIILEEIGLLGGLVILALFVLTIYAGYKFAVQAKSRTSYYAIIGLVTMLAVQAFLNIAVVIGLVPVTGVTLPFISYGGTSLVTMWLIIGIIYQLAK; this comes from the coding sequence ATGGCATTACTGAGAGGAAAAGAAAGCTATTTATTGCTCGTCACAACATTGATGCTTTCAATAATCGGCATAATTTTCGTCTATTCTGCAGGTACCTATTGGAGTGAAATTCATTATAGTGGAAAAATGCCGTTTTATATGAAGCAAAGTCTGTACTTTGCCGTAGCCATTGTAGTGTTTTTAATCACCATTCGATTAAATATTTTGAAAGAGCAGTCCTTTTGGAAAATGGCCTATATATTTTCGTTAATTTTATTGGTCCTTGTACTTATACCAGGAATTGGACTTGTACGAAATGGTTCTCAAAGTTGGATTGGGGTAGGTCCGTTAACAATTCAGCCAGCAGAGTTAACGAAAATTACAGTCATTGTGTACCTGAGTCATATTTTAGCGCAACATAAAACGGGTACGCCGATTGTAAATTGGCGGCATGGATTGGTCTTACTATTGCCCATTGTACTTATTATGCTGCAGCCTGATTTTGGTTCAGTATTTATTCTCGTTGTTTCTGTGTTTTTATTGTTTTTTGTGGCAGGGTATCCTTTAAAGCTTTATGCAATGCTTATGGTTGTAGGGATTGCCGGCTTAGTGGGCTTGATTGTCACAGCGCCATATCGACTAAAGCGGATTGAGGCATTTATTGACCCGTGGGTCGATCCTTTAGGAAGTGGCTTTCAGGCTGTACAATCGTTAATGGCTATAGGTCCTGCTGGGATTTTCGGGCATGGCTTTGGACAAAGCAGGCAAAAGTTTTTATATTTACCTGAACCACAAAATGACTTTATTTACGCAATAATTCTTGAAGAGATTGGATTGCTTGGTGGGCTCGTTATTTTAGCGCTTTTTGTACTGACGATCTATGCAGGCTATAAATTCGCAGTACAGGCTAAATCAAGAACATCTTATTACGCGATCATTGGGCTTGTAACGATGTTGGCCGTACAAGCATTTCTAAATATAGCTGTAGTGATTGGCTTAGTTCCGGTAACAGGTGTCACATTGCCCTTTATTAGTTATGGAGGAACATCTTTAGTAACAATGTGGCTAATAATAGGTATTATTTATCAATTAGCGAAATAA
- a CDS encoding sigma-E processing peptidase SpoIIGA, with protein sequence MYGEWLVLINTLFNLAILKFTAKVTGVFVKNTRLLMSSICSSFVAVIGGQMLLTTLLSFILLIGLAFRFKIRSFQKQGPIVLTATIIIGGLLTALQPYLKNLSVIHFIIICLLLAVGNLLAFYKQWGFVKLERLSGQFVFDTALKIFDVKIPLSAFVDTGNQAIEPLSGKPVHFVSYAALRPHLPAAFCKSLLEWQETDPYNVSMFSEDYQRYIRFIHVNTVQQQSVVLGFRFDEWHIKGEHSQVKMNEYIVFNKKAKNFPHSTAAILHFSALSNNS encoded by the coding sequence ATGTATGGAGAATGGCTGGTGCTCATTAATACACTTTTTAATCTAGCGATACTCAAGTTTACGGCAAAGGTAACAGGGGTTTTTGTAAAGAACACGAGATTATTAATGAGTTCTATTTGTAGTAGTTTTGTAGCTGTAATAGGTGGACAAATGCTGTTGACGACGCTGCTAAGCTTTATCTTACTAATCGGACTAGCTTTTCGCTTCAAGATTCGAAGCTTTCAAAAGCAAGGACCAATCGTTTTAACGGCAACAATCATTATTGGTGGATTATTAACAGCATTACAACCGTATTTAAAGAATCTTTCTGTCATCCATTTTATAATCATTTGCCTACTATTAGCTGTTGGTAACCTTCTTGCTTTTTATAAGCAATGGGGATTTGTAAAGCTTGAGCGGTTAAGTGGTCAGTTTGTGTTTGATACAGCGTTAAAAATTTTTGATGTAAAGATACCACTCTCTGCATTTGTAGATACCGGGAATCAAGCTATCGAGCCATTATCAGGAAAACCTGTTCACTTTGTCTCTTATGCGGCATTACGCCCGCATTTACCTGCAGCATTTTGCAAATCATTATTAGAATGGCAAGAAACTGATCCGTATAATGTATCCATGTTTTCAGAAGATTATCAGCGTTACATTCGATTTATTCATGTTAATACAGTGCAACAGCAGTCGGTTGTACTAGGTTTCCGCTTTGATGAGTGGCATATAAAGGGGGAGCACTCACAAGTGAAAATGAATGAATATATCGTTTTTAACAAAAAGGCTAAAAATTTTCCGCATAGCACAGCAGCAATTTTACATTTTTCAGCGCTTTCAAATAACTCATAG
- a CDS encoding DUF881 domain-containing protein → MSNKKKNSKGNFFSRKQFELLIVCVTMGFIIGYSYNQAKDNRDASSTDTELFEQEESYREELIAQQERNKELSEEANALQEKIRKHEKSFVASEKDYTKLVEEAEDLRLLLGDLNAEGKGIRITLQDGDYNPKSANPNDYIVHESHVFKLLNELKISGAQAIAINGQRVRADSYIRCNGPVITIDGKQHPAPFVIEAVGDSATLMASLNLNGGVVDQLINDNIIVSLEEDEKLTMPKVKVES, encoded by the coding sequence ATGAGCAACAAGAAAAAGAATAGCAAAGGAAATTTCTTTTCTAGAAAACAATTTGAGTTGCTTATTGTTTGTGTGACTATGGGGTTTATCATTGGCTATTCTTACAACCAGGCAAAAGACAATCGAGATGCAAGTTCGACGGATACAGAGCTTTTTGAGCAAGAGGAATCATATCGTGAGGAGTTAATTGCACAGCAAGAACGTAATAAAGAACTGTCCGAAGAAGCGAATGCATTACAAGAAAAAATTCGCAAGCATGAAAAATCATTTGTTGCTAGTGAAAAGGATTATACAAAGCTTGTTGAAGAAGCAGAGGATTTACGCTTGTTGTTAGGTGATTTAAATGCAGAAGGAAAAGGGATACGTATAACCCTTCAAGATGGGGATTACAATCCGAAATCTGCTAATCCTAATGATTATATCGTGCATGAAAGCCATGTTTTTAAATTGCTCAATGAGCTTAAAATTTCTGGTGCTCAAGCAATTGCTATTAATGGTCAACGTGTTAGGGCAGATTCTTATATACGCTGTAATGGACCAGTCATTACTATTGATGGCAAGCAACATCCGGCTCCATTTGTCATCGAGGCTGTAGGAGATTCAGCAACATTAATGGCTTCCTTAAATTTAAATGGTGGTGTTGTGGATCAATTAATAAATGACAATATTATTGTGTCATTAGAAGAAGATGAAAAGCTTACAATGCCCAAAGTAAAAGTAGAAAGTTAA
- a CDS encoding small basic family protein, with amino-acid sequence MWLPFLGLMFGLALGLLTNIQIPSIYENYLSIAVLAALDTLFGGIRAQLQQVYDDKVFVSGFFFNIILAAGLAFLGVYLGIDLYLAAVFAFGVRLFQNIAIIRRILLTRLDEKRLKRKKNSLE; translated from the coding sequence ATGTGGTTACCATTTTTAGGTTTGATGTTTGGACTTGCCCTTGGCTTGTTAACAAATATACAAATACCCTCTATATATGAAAATTATCTGTCAATAGCTGTTTTAGCAGCCTTAGATACATTATTTGGCGGTATTCGTGCTCAATTACAGCAAGTATATGACGATAAAGTATTTGTATCAGGGTTCTTTTTTAATATAATTCTTGCAGCAGGATTAGCCTTTTTAGGTGTGTATTTAGGAATAGATTTGTATTTAGCTGCTGTTTTTGCTTTTGGAGTACGTTTATTCCAAAATATAGCAATAATTAGGCGTATTTTACTAACTCGATTAGATGAGAAACGTCTCAAGAGGAAGAAAAATTCCTTAGAATGA
- a CDS encoding cell division protein FtsQ/DivIB, which yields MEKVIDIEDRIPTLKKRRKKRTNRKFIVLILLFFIVLAVLLYFQSPYSKINKITVNGAQLADEQYYLQASSLTPGKSMWGFKVEDVEKLLLKDKWVKEAQVKRNWIQGVTIEIKEWKKVAYLAGDGTYYPLLENGKRFEHAEDDIPIDAPVFIGITGEKTINKLVKQLAQLKPEVLDLISQVNTNSDETNPNAVKLFMNDGYEVRAVIQTLAEKLNHYPSIVAQIPNAEKGVIDLEVGSYFKSFNAEYNQVNVDLTENADGETAIQEVNKDEQQEKE from the coding sequence TTGGAGAAAGTAATTGATATAGAAGATCGCATACCTACGCTAAAAAAGCGACGAAAAAAGCGTACAAATCGGAAATTTATAGTGCTAATATTACTTTTCTTTATAGTGTTAGCAGTACTCCTTTATTTTCAATCTCCTTACAGTAAAATCAACAAAATAACAGTCAACGGCGCTCAATTAGCAGATGAACAATATTATTTACAGGCCAGTAGTCTTACACCTGGAAAGTCAATGTGGGGATTTAAAGTAGAAGATGTGGAGAAATTATTACTAAAGGATAAATGGGTAAAAGAAGCACAGGTTAAACGTAATTGGATTCAAGGCGTGACAATAGAAATTAAAGAATGGAAAAAAGTTGCGTACTTAGCTGGTGACGGTACTTACTATCCATTGCTTGAAAATGGCAAGCGTTTTGAACATGCTGAGGATGACATCCCGATTGATGCACCTGTATTTATCGGTATAACTGGTGAAAAGACAATTAATAAGCTAGTTAAGCAATTAGCACAATTAAAGCCAGAAGTATTAGACTTAATTTCTCAAGTTAATACAAACAGTGATGAGACAAATCCTAATGCGGTCAAGCTCTTTATGAATGATGGTTATGAAGTACGTGCTGTTATTCAAACTTTAGCAGAAAAGCTAAATCATTACCCCTCAATTGTGGCACAAATTCCGAATGCAGAAAAGGGTGTCATCGATTTAGAGGTTGGCTCGTATTTTAAATCTTTCAATGCTGAGTACAACCAAGTAAACGTTGACTTAACAGAAAATGCAGATGGAGAAACGGCCATCCAGGAAGTGAATAAAGATGAGCAACAAGAAAAAGAATAG
- the murD gene encoding UDP-N-acetylmuramoyl-L-alanine--D-glutamate ligase: MRNYTDLQHKKVLVLGLAKSGVAAAEILHELGAFVTVNDSKPFDESPDAQGLLQKGITVICGRHPEDLLDEGFELVVKNPGIPYSNKIVADAISREIPVWTEIELAYLISEAPFIGITGSNGKTTTTTLIFDMLNNGSPEPLIAGNIGTVACGVAREATKDNVIVTELSSFQLMGIKTFKPKIAILTNLYEAHLDYHGTFDNYAEAKCAVTRNQDESDYFIYNADQPIVVDYATKSNAKKVPFSSQGRMDEGISADDTTIYWQGEPYLERANIALPGKHNLENILAAVAACILVGCDKAKMEEVLTKFGGVRHRTQFVREWNGRKIYNDSKATNCLATKSALDAFQAPVILLAGGLDRGHSLEELRPCMSHVKGVVAFGETGLRFVEFAKSCGVQQTVIAQNVEDAVHYAAPMSAEGDVILLSPACASWDQYDSFEIRGDVFIDAVMKL; this comes from the coding sequence ATGAGAAACTATACAGATTTACAACATAAAAAAGTCCTTGTTTTAGGTTTAGCTAAAAGTGGTGTGGCTGCAGCTGAGATTTTACATGAGCTTGGCGCCTTTGTGACGGTCAATGATTCAAAACCATTTGACGAAAGCCCAGATGCACAAGGCCTATTGCAAAAAGGAATTACGGTTATTTGTGGGCGTCACCCTGAGGATTTACTCGATGAGGGCTTTGAATTAGTTGTAAAAAATCCAGGAATCCCCTATAGCAACAAGATAGTAGCAGATGCCATAAGCCGTGAAATCCCCGTATGGACAGAAATTGAGCTAGCTTATTTAATTAGTGAAGCGCCGTTTATTGGTATTACAGGGTCAAATGGTAAAACAACAACGACAACATTAATTTTTGACATGCTGAATAATGGTAGCCCAGAACCGTTAATTGCAGGAAATATTGGGACGGTTGCATGTGGTGTTGCAAGAGAAGCAACGAAGGATAATGTAATTGTTACGGAGTTATCTTCTTTCCAATTGATGGGGATAAAAACATTCAAGCCGAAAATCGCTATTTTAACAAATCTTTATGAAGCGCATCTTGATTATCATGGAACATTTGACAATTATGCAGAGGCGAAATGTGCTGTTACACGTAATCAAGATGAAAGTGATTATTTTATCTATAATGCTGATCAGCCGATTGTTGTTGATTATGCAACAAAATCCAATGCTAAAAAGGTACCATTTAGTTCTCAGGGACGTATGGATGAAGGAATTAGTGCGGATGACACAACAATTTACTGGCAAGGTGAGCCATATCTAGAGCGAGCAAATATCGCCTTGCCTGGGAAGCATAACTTAGAAAATATTTTAGCAGCTGTAGCGGCTTGCATTTTAGTTGGCTGTGACAAAGCCAAAATGGAAGAAGTCTTAACTAAGTTTGGAGGAGTTCGTCACCGTACTCAGTTCGTGCGCGAATGGAACGGACGCAAGATTTATAATGACTCTAAAGCGACAAACTGTTTAGCTACAAAAAGTGCTTTAGATGCATTCCAAGCACCTGTTATTTTACTTGCAGGTGGCTTAGATCGAGGACATTCATTAGAAGAATTACGCCCATGCATGAGCCATGTAAAAGGTGTTGTTGCCTTTGGAGAAACAGGTCTACGCTTTGTAGAATTTGCGAAGTCTTGTGGTGTACAGCAAACTGTCATTGCTCAAAATGTTGAGGATGCCGTACATTATGCGGCACCGATGTCGGCAGAAGGAGATGTGATTCTATTATCTCCAGCATGTGCAAGCTGGGATCAATATGACAGCTTTGAAATACGAGGTGACGTTTTTATTGATGCTGTAATGAAGCTGTAA
- the ftsA gene encoding cell division protein FtsA, producing the protein MNQQDLYISLDIGSSSIKVLIGEMSDGQLHVIGVGNVKSNGVRKGAIVDIDATVQSIRKAIEQAERMTGYQINEVVLGVPANQTMLQLVKGVVAVNSENREITDDDLDRVVESAQVMSIPPERELVNIIPRQFIVDNLDEIKDPRGMIGIRLEMDATMITTSKTLLHNVLRCVERAGLSIREIYLQPLAAGFFALTEDEKNQGTAFVDLGGGSTTITVFEEGLLTHTGVIPVGGDHITKDISIVLKTPTEQAEQIKHQFGHAFYDDASDDELFEVPVVGTDSTDQYSQRFIAEIIGARLEELFELVIDELARLGVRDLPGGVVLTGGVAKLEGIAQLARQILQTRVRIYTPDYIGVREPSFTTAVGLIRYAYLEDDFYGKSTNAQPLEYSVVGSPAATPKKQEYAAPSESKGSVIGRAKKLFDKFFD; encoded by the coding sequence TTGAATCAGCAAGATTTATATATTTCTCTTGATATAGGATCATCCTCTATCAAGGTATTAATAGGTGAAATGAGCGACGGTCAATTACATGTAATTGGAGTCGGAAATGTAAAATCGAATGGAGTTCGAAAAGGTGCAATTGTTGATATTGATGCAACAGTTCAATCGATTCGAAAAGCAATAGAACAAGCCGAACGAATGACAGGATATCAAATTAATGAAGTCGTTTTGGGTGTTCCGGCTAACCAGACGATGTTACAGCTAGTTAAAGGTGTTGTCGCTGTAAATAGTGAAAATAGGGAAATTACAGATGACGATTTAGATAGAGTGGTAGAATCTGCACAAGTCATGTCAATACCTCCTGAACGCGAATTAGTTAACATCATTCCAAGACAATTTATTGTAGATAACTTAGATGAGATTAAAGATCCAAGAGGTATGATTGGTATCCGTTTAGAAATGGATGCCACAATGATTACAACCTCGAAGACACTTCTACACAATGTTCTACGTTGTGTAGAACGTGCAGGTCTAAGTATTCGTGAAATATATTTGCAACCATTAGCGGCAGGCTTTTTTGCATTGACGGAGGATGAAAAAAACCAAGGTACTGCGTTCGTTGATTTAGGAGGCGGTTCAACTACTATCACAGTATTCGAAGAGGGACTGTTGACTCATACAGGTGTCATTCCAGTTGGTGGTGATCATATCACGAAAGATATTTCGATCGTCTTAAAAACACCAACAGAACAAGCGGAACAAATTAAACACCAATTTGGACATGCCTTTTATGATGACGCATCAGATGATGAACTCTTTGAAGTACCGGTTGTAGGGACCGATTCAACAGATCAATACAGCCAGCGCTTTATAGCAGAAATTATTGGTGCTCGCTTAGAAGAATTATTTGAGTTAGTCATTGACGAGCTAGCGCGTCTAGGAGTTCGAGATTTACCAGGTGGTGTTGTTTTAACGGGTGGCGTTGCAAAGCTTGAGGGTATAGCTCAACTGGCACGCCAGATTTTGCAAACGCGTGTTAGAATATATACACCCGATTATATTGGCGTTAGAGAGCCTTCATTTACAACGGCGGTTGGACTTATTCGTTACGCCTATTTAGAAGATGATTTTTATGGAAAAAGTACAAATGCGCAACCTCTTGAATATTCAGTTGTAGGATCTCCAGCAGCCACACCTAAAAAGCAAGAATATGCTGCACCTTCAGAATCAAAAGGGAGCGTAATCGGGAGAGCAAAAAAATTATTTGATAAATTTTTTGATTAA
- the sigE gene encoding RNA polymerase sporulation sigma factor SigE, with protein MLLRLLASLKKLWSKFRSRETYYIGGNDSLPVPLSREEEVTVIASFMNGDLRARDTLIERNLRLVVYIARRFDNTGTPIEDLISIGSIGLIKAIETFNTDKNIKLATYASRCIENEILMHLRKTSRMKGEVSLDEPLNSDADGNELLLSDILGTEEHIILDNVEKKIERQHMFHAINLLGARERYIMECRFGLNGKIEMTQKEVADHLGISQSYISRLEKKIIQDLRENLNQPIS; from the coding sequence TTGCTTCTTAGGCTACTTGCTAGCTTGAAAAAATTATGGAGTAAGTTTCGGAGTCGTGAAACGTACTATATAGGGGGAAATGATTCATTGCCAGTGCCACTAAGTCGAGAAGAAGAAGTTACAGTCATTGCATCCTTTATGAATGGTGATTTACGAGCTAGAGATACACTAATTGAACGTAATTTACGTCTTGTCGTTTATATTGCTAGACGTTTTGATAATACGGGAACGCCGATTGAGGATTTAATAAGTATTGGCTCTATCGGTTTAATTAAGGCGATTGAAACGTTCAATACGGATAAAAATATTAAGCTTGCAACATACGCTTCACGTTGTATTGAAAATGAAATTTTGATGCATTTACGTAAAACAAGTCGCATGAAGGGTGAAGTTTCATTAGATGAACCATTAAACTCCGATGCTGATGGAAACGAATTGTTATTGTCTGATATTTTAGGAACGGAAGAGCATATTATTTTAGACAATGTAGAGAAGAAAATTGAGCGTCAACATATGTTTCATGCCATTAATTTACTAGGTGCGCGTGAAAGATATATTATGGAATGTCGTTTCGGTCTCAATGGAAAAATTGAAATGACTCAAAAAGAAGTTGCTGATCATTTAGGTATTTCGCAATCATATATTTCTCGATTAGAGAAGAAAATTATTCAAGATTTACGCGAAAACTTAAATCAGCCAATATCTTAG
- a CDS encoding DUF881 domain-containing protein — protein MKKNMYTRITIVLFIIGLMIAVQYNTIKQPAERDTRDIWAIREELAEEKQRHSTLLAEIRSLNEVVGRYEQSEKANLQAALYETLNRLKLQAGLTEVTGPGVVLRVEPAPELVEMGYEIKEISPDLLTQLLNALFKNNAASVSIDGNRVVHTTAIRDINGKTTVNSVPLSSPPFEIYIGTSSFKEAQKMYNSLQASTFIDSFYLDNFNLIIEEPTEQLTIPAFDQPLTNDYLTEVEKGE, from the coding sequence TTGAAAAAAAATATGTACACCCGAATAACGATCGTGCTATTTATTATCGGTTTGATGATAGCGGTACAATACAATACCATAAAGCAACCAGCTGAGCGAGATACACGAGATATTTGGGCCATAAGAGAGGAATTAGCAGAAGAGAAGCAAAGGCATTCCACATTATTAGCAGAAATTCGCTCACTTAATGAAGTAGTGGGTCGCTATGAGCAATCTGAGAAAGCAAATTTACAGGCAGCATTATATGAAACGTTGAATCGTTTAAAGCTACAGGCTGGGCTAACGGAAGTCACAGGGCCAGGAGTTGTACTTCGTGTTGAACCAGCGCCAGAATTAGTAGAAATGGGGTATGAAATTAAAGAAATTTCACCCGATTTACTAACTCAATTACTGAATGCTCTGTTTAAAAACAATGCAGCGAGTGTCTCCATAGATGGAAATCGGGTTGTCCATACGACAGCCATTCGAGACATAAATGGAAAGACTACAGTGAACAGTGTACCACTGTCCTCACCACCCTTTGAAATTTATATTGGGACAAGCTCTTTTAAAGAAGCTCAAAAAATGTACAATTCGTTACAGGCCTCTACATTTATCGATTCCTTTTATTTAGATAACTTTAATTTAATAATAGAGGAGCCAACTGAGCAGTTAACAATCCCAGCATTTGATCAGCCATTGACAAATGATTATTTAACAGAGGTGGAAAAAGGAGAATAA
- the ftsZ gene encoding cell division protein FtsZ, producing MLEFDTSVDQLAVIKVIGVGGGGNNAVNRMIEHGVQGVDFIAVNTDAQALNLSKAEIKLQIGTKLTRGLGAGANPEVGKKAAEESREQLEEVLSGADMVFVTAGMGGGTGTGAAPVIAQIARDLGALTVGVVTRPFTFEGRKRQTQAIGGIGGMKESVDTLIVIPNDKLLQIVDKSTPMLEAFREADNVLRQGVQGISDLIATPGLINLDFADVKTIMSNKGSALMGIGIATGENRAAEAAKKAISSPLLESSIDGAKGVLMNITGGSNLSLFEVQEAADIVASASDEEVNMIFGSVINENLKDEIIVTVIATGFSEEALQQQRNTTRPTLSTNSTNRQAAQQQQAPIREQRQDMHVQQEQPRQNQQNYAQDDMLEVPAFLRNRKNRG from the coding sequence ATGTTAGAATTTGATACAAGTGTTGATCAACTTGCAGTAATAAAAGTCATTGGTGTCGGTGGCGGCGGTAACAACGCTGTCAATCGAATGATAGAACATGGTGTACAAGGTGTTGACTTTATCGCAGTAAACACAGATGCACAGGCACTAAATTTATCGAAAGCAGAAATAAAGCTACAAATTGGTACAAAACTAACACGTGGGTTAGGTGCAGGTGCAAATCCTGAAGTAGGGAAAAAAGCTGCAGAAGAGAGCCGTGAACAGTTAGAAGAGGTTCTAAGTGGTGCAGACATGGTATTCGTTACAGCTGGAATGGGCGGAGGAACTGGTACTGGAGCCGCGCCAGTAATTGCACAAATTGCTCGAGATTTAGGAGCTCTTACAGTTGGTGTTGTAACGCGTCCATTTACGTTTGAAGGTCGCAAACGACAAACACAAGCCATCGGTGGTATTGGTGGCATGAAAGAGTCTGTAGATACTTTAATCGTCATTCCGAACGACAAGCTATTACAAATTGTCGATAAATCTACGCCAATGCTAGAGGCATTCCGTGAGGCAGATAATGTTTTACGTCAAGGTGTACAAGGTATTTCAGATTTAATTGCAACGCCAGGTCTTATTAACTTAGACTTTGCAGACGTAAAAACAATTATGTCTAACAAAGGTTCAGCGTTAATGGGTATTGGTATTGCTACAGGTGAAAACCGTGCTGCTGAAGCAGCTAAGAAAGCTATTTCAAGTCCTTTACTTGAATCATCAATTGATGGCGCAAAAGGTGTCCTTATGAATATTACAGGTGGCTCGAATCTTAGCTTATTTGAAGTACAAGAAGCCGCAGATATCGTAGCTTCAGCATCAGATGAAGAAGTAAATATGATTTTCGGTTCTGTTATTAACGAAAATCTAAAAGATGAAATTATTGTGACAGTAATTGCGACTGGTTTCTCAGAGGAAGCTCTACAGCAACAGCGTAATACTACACGACCGACGTTAAGTACAAATAGTACAAATAGACAAGCTGCACAGCAACAGCAAGCTCCGATTCGTGAGCAACGTCAAGATATGCATGTACAGCAAGAGCAACCACGTCAAAATCAACAAAATTATGCACAGGATGACATGCTTGAAGTACCAGCATTTTTACGTAACCGTAAAAATCGCGGATAA
- the mraY gene encoding phospho-N-acetylmuramoyl-pentapeptide-transferase, with the protein MKLATTLTILALAFIVTVILAPISIPLLRRLKFGQSIREEGPKSHMKKAGTPTMGGIIFLIAIILTTVGVGSFLDLFTTQTVVLLLVLVGFGLIGLLDDSLKVVFKRNLGLTSLQKLIGQIVIAILAYFLLHVGSFDTTLAIPFTDWTIDLGIFYVAFLIFWLVGFSNAVNLTDGLDGLVAGTASIAFAAFGVIALFQDQADIALFTFAVTGALLGFLLFNANPAKVFMGDTGSLALGGALAMVSVLVKTEFLLLLIGLVFVIETLSVILQVGSFKLRKKRIFKMSPIHHHFELSGWSEWKVVLVFWSTALAVALIAVLSEAFI; encoded by the coding sequence ATGAAACTCGCAACAACGCTTACCATTTTAGCTCTTGCTTTTATAGTAACAGTTATCCTGGCACCAATTAGTATTCCACTTCTTCGCCGACTAAAGTTTGGTCAGAGCATTCGTGAAGAAGGACCAAAATCGCATATGAAAAAGGCTGGTACACCAACAATGGGCGGCATTATTTTCTTAATTGCCATTATCCTTACTACGGTTGGTGTAGGTAGCTTTTTAGATTTGTTTACAACACAAACCGTCGTACTGTTATTAGTATTAGTAGGGTTTGGGTTAATCGGCTTATTAGATGATAGCTTAAAGGTTGTTTTTAAACGTAATTTAGGACTAACATCCCTTCAAAAGCTGATTGGTCAAATTGTCATTGCGATCTTGGCCTATTTCTTACTACATGTAGGATCGTTTGATACAACACTTGCTATACCATTTACAGATTGGACGATCGATCTTGGTATTTTCTATGTTGCCTTTTTAATTTTCTGGTTAGTTGGCTTCTCAAATGCAGTGAATTTAACAGATGGATTAGATGGGCTTGTGGCAGGTACTGCATCCATTGCCTTTGCAGCATTTGGTGTTATAGCTCTATTCCAAGATCAAGCTGATATCGCCTTATTTACATTTGCGGTGACAGGTGCATTATTAGGATTTTTACTTTTTAATGCGAATCCTGCAAAGGTATTTATGGGAGATACGGGTTCGTTAGCATTAGGTGGAGCTTTAGCGATGGTATCTGTTTTAGTAAAAACAGAATTTTTATTGTTATTAATTGGACTGGTGTTTGTTATTGAAACATTATCCGTTATTTTACAGGTAGGTAGCTTTAAACTTCGTAAAAAACGTATTTTTAAAATGAGTCCTATTCATCATCATTTTGAATTATCAGGTTGGTCAGAATGGAAGGTAGTACTTGTCTTTTGGTCAACTGCTTTAGCAGTAGCATTGATTGCAGTCTTATCGGAGGCGTTCATATGA